A single Victivallis lenta DNA region contains:
- a CDS encoding DNA-deoxyinosine glycosylase: protein MNAEELKRSFPPMVGEKPRVLILGSLPGEESLRQQQYYAYKHNAFWPIMGKLLDFDPSLPYDDRLECLKAAGVALWDTIGAGRRKGSLDVHIRDIEPNPVARLLAEHPSIGFIGCNGTKSHAQLKRSAPELFAEARLTIVQLPSTSPAAAALRFEEKLAAWRAVGDFLQKSGDPD, encoded by the coding sequence ATGAATGCGGAAGAGCTCAAACGGTCGTTCCCGCCGATGGTCGGCGAGAAACCGCGGGTGCTGATCCTCGGCTCGCTGCCGGGGGAGGAGTCGCTGCGGCAGCAGCAGTATTACGCCTACAAACACAACGCCTTCTGGCCGATCATGGGGAAGCTGCTTGATTTCGATCCGTCCCTCCCCTATGACGACCGGCTCGAATGCCTGAAGGCCGCCGGGGTGGCGCTCTGGGACACGATCGGGGCCGGGCGGCGGAAGGGGAGCCTCGACGTCCATATCCGGGACATCGAGCCGAATCCGGTCGCCCGGCTGCTCGCCGAGCACCCAAGCATCGGCTTCATCGGCTGCAACGGCACCAAATCCCACGCGCAGCTCAAACGCAGCGCGCCGGAGCTGTTTGCGGAAGCGCGCCTCACCATCGTGCAGCTCCCCTCGACCAGCCCGGCGGCGGCGGCGCTGCGGTTCGAGGAGAAGCTCGCGGCATGGCGGGCCGTCGGGGATTTTCTGCAAAAATCCGGCGACCCGGATTGA
- a CDS encoding AraC family transcriptional regulator, with amino-acid sequence MDMTFPQLKIHLVHYLENIFPWVQPNLYTPFWRYYWNPVPGGVLDCGAERIELTPEAVTVIPGYLVFSTRAAAPFSQYYIHFNPPDRLSMPEPRIHRIPLCGEWREGWEEFRALLPEPGAAFRRAFIAESLLLAALLRLPPGALRLAPESDPRIARARKIIEERPADPPDNAELARIAGLNRESFVRLFRHECGESPQQFSRRLRIERACRLLHYSNRSIEEIAELCGFADRYHFSRVFSRLMHSAPAVFRRLRH; translated from the coding sequence ATGGACATGACATTTCCGCAATTGAAGATCCACCTGGTGCATTATCTGGAAAATATTTTCCCGTGGGTGCAGCCGAATCTATACACGCCGTTCTGGCGGTATTACTGGAATCCCGTTCCGGGCGGCGTGCTCGACTGCGGCGCCGAACGGATCGAGCTGACGCCGGAAGCCGTCACGGTCATTCCGGGCTATCTGGTCTTCTCGACGCGCGCCGCCGCGCCGTTCAGCCAGTATTACATCCACTTCAATCCGCCGGACCGGCTGAGCATGCCGGAGCCGCGCATCCACCGCATCCCGCTTTGCGGCGAATGGCGGGAGGGCTGGGAGGAGTTCCGGGCGCTGCTGCCGGAACCGGGAGCAGCGTTCCGCCGCGCATTCATCGCCGAATCGCTGCTGCTGGCCGCGCTGCTCAGGCTACCTCCGGGCGCGCTCCGCCTTGCGCCGGAATCGGACCCGCGGATCGCCCGCGCCCGGAAGATCATCGAAGAACGCCCCGCCGATCCGCCCGACAACGCCGAACTCGCCCGAATCGCCGGGCTGAACCGCGAGAGTTTCGTCCGGCTGTTCCGCCACGAGTGCGGCGAATCCCCGCAGCAGTTTTCCCGGCGGCTCCGCATCGAACGCGCCTGCCGGCTGCTGCATTACAGCAACCGCTCGATCGAGGAGATCGCGGAACTCTGCGGCTTTGCCGACCGTTACCACTTCTCCCGGGTCTTTTCCCGCCTCATGCACAGCGCCCCCGCCGTCTTCCGCCGCCTGCGCCATTAA
- the recC gene encoding exodeoxyribonuclease V subunit gamma yields MKFYLYTGNKLERLAEKFISLVCGSLPADVFTPETVVVQTQGMAAWLKLRIGDSGRIAANFDTPFLVNFINRTLEAVFPQFRADFERFSTELLPWKICRILEREPERYPELAAYLSGPQAELKRWQLGCRIADLFDQYQIYRPKMLEEWRAGNRPEWNDADWQKRLYLELRGGHKGREHYFSEFFRLRAVPPGALPERVTVFGVGTMPPLFLDFFLKLSEFTVVNFFYLNPSREYWSEQYSDFEAARLVARDGGTLEQFHDGNPLLASFGAQGREFFRHMAGMPEVIHPEDGELFEPFLETSGDGPDDYVNPTRLTALQQDIHAMFRRGPEPDGEITGRRFDFPPQDRTIRVHNCHSARREIEVLHDQLLELLEDPELQPRDIIVMAPDINTYVPYIRSIFGQGPLKNVYAVSDRSLRRTSRIADAFFELLKLRHSRFEASKVLDLLHVPAIRSRFGIEAADLDPVADWIERAGIRWGVDRNDRLANCTVGFEEYSWRQGLDRLLLGFARETVPGDLHSDGLLPLEAVEGSSSVLLGRLVSAVERISALRRDCAGSRPPQEWSELLLKALDELFLPADEEFDEFSALRRAVQLPGRQAAAAAYDSPVPVDVIEDAVDAALSPAGRNDPFLRGKITFCSLVPMRSIPMKVVAIVGLNDGEFPRRDLKLGFNLISRKIAPCDRSRQAEDRYLFLEAILSARRNLLLFYQGQTARGNDEFPPAIPLGELIAYLKKSAPFEETRHRLQPFEFSYFDRNNPNPDARSRSRENFEAAETLLASLRRGRPPEPEAVPHLEPAGIAAISPQELERFFTNPCRWFLNNRANIFLFNDEEDSGDVEPTPESVDRLQQYLLKTEIGAFTLDELDRDTQYRLLRRGNRLPVGHGGELLFDEIYGTVQKLPQSWRDALRNRVPMTVSLESGQLRIAGTIETAPDGLSQHLLFYSGLKPKYTVRAGLRHLLLSLMQREPVTTRLLTFERGEPKEHRLDAVSREEAQSVLNTYLALFLEGQQTPLPFFEKASQACFERGLEAARRAFTSSCKAGGITGDLDDPAVRRCYGPDSFDDPGFTEALERCARILLGSLELKEVEP; encoded by the coding sequence GTGAAATTTTACCTTTATACGGGCAACAAGCTCGAGCGGCTGGCGGAGAAGTTCATCTCGCTCGTCTGCGGCTCGCTGCCCGCCGACGTTTTCACTCCCGAAACAGTGGTGGTGCAGACGCAGGGCATGGCGGCGTGGCTGAAGCTGCGCATCGGGGACTCCGGCCGGATCGCCGCGAATTTCGACACGCCGTTCCTGGTCAACTTCATCAACCGGACGCTCGAAGCGGTCTTTCCTCAGTTCCGGGCCGACTTCGAGCGGTTCTCGACCGAACTCCTGCCGTGGAAAATCTGCCGGATTCTCGAACGGGAGCCGGAGCGCTACCCCGAGCTCGCCGCCTACCTGTCGGGACCGCAGGCGGAACTGAAGCGCTGGCAGCTCGGCTGCCGGATCGCCGACCTCTTCGACCAGTACCAGATCTACCGCCCGAAAATGCTCGAGGAGTGGCGCGCCGGAAACCGGCCGGAATGGAATGATGCCGACTGGCAGAAACGGCTGTACCTGGAGCTGCGCGGCGGACATAAGGGGCGGGAACACTATTTCTCCGAATTCTTCCGGCTGCGGGCGGTTCCGCCCGGCGCGCTGCCGGAACGGGTCACGGTGTTCGGGGTAGGCACGATGCCGCCGCTTTTCCTGGACTTCTTCCTGAAACTCTCGGAGTTCACCGTCGTCAACTTCTTCTACCTGAATCCGAGCCGGGAGTATTGGAGCGAACAATATTCCGACTTCGAAGCGGCCCGCCTCGTCGCGCGGGACGGCGGGACGCTCGAGCAGTTCCACGACGGCAACCCGCTGCTGGCCTCCTTCGGCGCGCAGGGGCGCGAATTCTTCCGCCATATGGCCGGAATGCCGGAGGTGATCCACCCGGAGGACGGCGAACTCTTCGAACCGTTCCTCGAAACTTCCGGCGACGGTCCGGACGATTATGTGAACCCGACCCGTCTCACGGCGCTGCAGCAGGACATCCACGCCATGTTCCGCCGCGGCCCGGAACCGGACGGCGAGATCACCGGACGCCGCTTCGACTTCCCCCCGCAGGACCGCACCATCCGCGTACACAACTGCCACAGCGCGCGCCGGGAAATCGAAGTGCTTCACGACCAGCTGCTCGAACTGCTGGAAGATCCGGAGCTTCAGCCGCGCGACATCATCGTCATGGCGCCCGACATCAACACCTACGTGCCGTACATCCGTTCGATCTTCGGCCAGGGACCGCTCAAAAACGTCTACGCCGTCTCCGACCGCAGCCTGCGCCGGACGAGCCGGATCGCCGACGCGTTCTTCGAGCTGCTGAAGCTTCGCCACAGCCGGTTCGAAGCATCGAAAGTGCTTGACCTGCTCCATGTTCCGGCCATCCGCAGCCGGTTCGGAATCGAAGCGGCCGACCTTGACCCGGTCGCCGACTGGATCGAACGCGCCGGCATCCGCTGGGGAGTCGACCGCAACGACCGGCTCGCAAACTGCACGGTCGGTTTCGAGGAGTATTCATGGCGGCAGGGACTCGACCGGCTGCTGCTCGGTTTCGCCCGCGAAACGGTGCCGGGGGACCTTCACTCGGACGGGCTCCTGCCGCTCGAAGCGGTGGAGGGAAGCAGTTCCGTCCTGCTCGGCAGGCTCGTCTCTGCCGTCGAGCGGATCTCCGCGCTCCGCCGCGACTGCGCCGGGAGCCGGCCGCCGCAGGAGTGGAGCGAGCTGCTGCTGAAGGCGCTCGACGAGCTCTTTCTCCCCGCCGACGAGGAGTTCGACGAATTCTCCGCACTCCGCCGCGCCGTGCAGCTACCGGGGCGGCAGGCTGCGGCGGCCGCCTACGATTCTCCCGTACCGGTCGACGTCATCGAAGACGCCGTCGACGCGGCGCTCTCCCCGGCGGGACGGAACGACCCGTTCCTGCGCGGAAAAATCACCTTCTGCTCGCTCGTGCCGATGCGGAGCATTCCGATGAAGGTCGTGGCGATCGTCGGTCTCAACGACGGTGAGTTCCCGCGCCGCGACCTCAAGCTCGGTTTCAACCTGATCAGCCGGAAGATCGCCCCGTGCGACCGTTCCCGCCAGGCCGAGGACCGCTATCTGTTCCTCGAGGCGATCCTGTCGGCCCGCCGGAATCTGCTGCTCTTCTATCAGGGGCAGACCGCGCGCGGGAACGACGAGTTTCCGCCCGCGATCCCGCTCGGCGAACTCATCGCCTACCTGAAGAAAAGCGCTCCGTTCGAGGAGACGCGCCACCGCCTGCAGCCGTTCGAATTCAGCTACTTCGACCGCAACAATCCGAACCCCGACGCGCGCTCCCGCTCCCGCGAGAACTTTGAGGCGGCCGAGACGCTGCTCGCCTCGCTGCGTCGCGGCCGGCCGCCGGAACCGGAGGCGGTGCCGCACCTCGAACCGGCCGGAATTGCGGCGATTTCACCGCAGGAGCTCGAACGCTTTTTCACCAATCCGTGCCGCTGGTTCCTGAACAACCGCGCCAACATATTCCTGTTCAACGACGAAGAGGACTCGGGAGACGTCGAGCCGACGCCGGAAAGCGTCGACCGTCTGCAGCAGTACCTGCTCAAGACCGAAATCGGCGCCTTTACGCTCGACGAACTCGACCGCGACACCCAGTACCGGCTGCTGCGGCGCGGCAACCGCCTGCCGGTCGGTCACGGCGGCGAGCTGCTGTTCGACGAAATTTACGGGACCGTGCAGAAACTGCCGCAATCGTGGCGCGACGCCCTGCGGAACCGGGTTCCGATGACCGTCAGCCTCGAATCGGGGCAGCTGCGCATTGCCGGAACCATCGAAACCGCGCCCGACGGCCTCAGCCAGCACCTGCTGTTCTATTCGGGGCTCAAACCCAAATACACGGTCCGCGCCGGGCTCCGCCATCTGCTGTTGTCGCTGATGCAGCGGGAGCCGGTGACCACCCGGCTTCTGACCTTCGAACGCGGAGAACCGAAAGAACATCGGCTGGATGCCGTCAGCCGCGAAGAGGCGCAGTCGGTCCTGAATACCTATCTTGCGCTTTTCCTGGAGGGGCAGCAGACTCCGCTGCCGTTTTTCGAAAAGGCCTCGCAGGCCTGTTTCGAGCGCGGGCTCGAGGCTGCCCGGCGCGCGTTCACCTCCTCCTGCAAGGCCGGCGGCATCACCGGCGACCTCGACGACCCGGCCGTCCGCCGCTGCTACGGCCCCGACTCCTTCGACGACCCCGGCTTCACGGAGGCGCTCGAACGGTGCGCCCGGATTCTGCTCGGCTCGCTTGAACTGAAGGAGGTCGAACCGTGA
- a CDS encoding UvrD-helicase domain-containing protein — protein sequence MNERPDYLDYRLDGWNLIEAAAGTGKTYTIQNLAVRFLLERRLPIRSLLVVTFTEAAAAELKERIRAVLGTMLDAATGAEPASERERLLLERAAEAGVPREACAGLLKNALSSFDDAAISTIHGFCARVLGENAFESGVLFRSELVKDTSGMIAELGMDFYRRIFYAPGPKLRNAMAEAAGITPESLTGPAKLKAAHPELVIRTPLAGTEEEAELILREAESIISELQNADLAGALAEAAPYLNKLGNFAAADAPAAAEAALRKPDTAEALKCLSGLGLSVLETKVKKRLKGTTPEEVKARLAAGPFRLADRLAELVRDYGNALKLAAAAFIRHGFEQRRKRENLQTFNDLLQEVHHALHAASSPLPAVLRQRYPVGIVDEFQDTDPVQYEIFTSIFRPPEGTLYMVGDPRQAIYAFRGGDIAVYRRAVRELEAAGGRKYTLTANYRSAAAMIADVNTLFHRHADPFADPSITFPEVRAPEPAPALLRNGVPEAHPLRIIRLPDANEAECRSRTARAVLELLSDPSLALPGRGESGIRPRDIAILVLRGYEAELLAAELHALHIPAVFTRTGNIFDSEDARELLTVLRAVASNDVRRLPNLLATPIGGMPVAAIAELQTERGERELAEEQTKLRELQTIWENGSFIEFFNALLTARQVRKRYPALPRGERKLTNLLQLGDLLEQESARRGLSPAGVADFLAERIADPDKGDGEEYQQLLETDREAVTLMTIHGSKGLEFPIVLLPGLHLGDAEKRAELFHNAGGKLEYDLTDSPEGKRKAQDERLQELLRLAYVAVTRAKHHCRIFWGKGPKATAPDWLFRMREAGARGTSPVQALLADPPEPQIPAELLDPETAPEPPPFYRQDPGATLELELPPVRLGIDSGWQFVSYSSLSPQGGADTPYDYDEKEQEPGTPGELPDGGIFAVRGGAAAGNAWHRIFELADFSAGEEELRALALPQLTDFGLLRGGEDPEEKLKLTVRMAQDVFRSPLRGADGVAFRLAEVPRRERLSELEFAYRFRSGFTTKQLRRLLECYAAERFGLCEWPVWNRTVSGGCLNGFIDLFFRHHGRYFILDWKSNRLGGRSANFLPERLPAAMAGSFYFLQYLIYTVAAVKYLRMRLGRFDEAEYESLFGGVFYLFVRGVSPDHPGRGVFHDKPPYELVRQLEELIG from the coding sequence GTGAACGAGCGCCCCGATTACCTCGATTACCGTCTCGACGGCTGGAACCTCATCGAAGCCGCCGCGGGAACCGGAAAAACCTATACGATCCAGAATCTTGCGGTCCGTTTCCTGCTCGAGCGGCGGCTGCCGATCCGCTCGCTGCTGGTCGTGACCTTCACCGAGGCCGCCGCCGCCGAATTGAAGGAACGCATCCGCGCGGTGCTCGGCACGATGCTCGACGCCGCGACCGGAGCGGAGCCGGCCTCGGAGCGCGAACGGCTGCTTCTGGAGCGGGCGGCCGAAGCAGGCGTGCCGCGCGAAGCGTGCGCCGGGCTGCTGAAAAACGCCCTGAGCAGCTTCGACGATGCAGCGATCTCGACCATCCACGGCTTCTGCGCCCGGGTGCTCGGCGAGAACGCATTCGAGAGCGGCGTCCTCTTCCGCAGCGAACTCGTGAAAGACACTTCCGGCATGATCGCGGAACTCGGCATGGACTTCTACCGCCGCATCTTCTACGCGCCCGGCCCGAAGCTCCGGAACGCAATGGCCGAAGCGGCCGGGATCACGCCGGAAAGCCTGACCGGGCCGGCAAAACTGAAAGCCGCACACCCGGAGCTCGTGATCCGGACCCCGCTCGCCGGAACGGAAGAGGAAGCGGAACTCATTCTGCGGGAGGCGGAATCGATCATTTCCGAGCTGCAAAACGCCGATCTGGCGGGCGCACTGGCCGAAGCGGCTCCTTATCTGAACAAACTCGGCAATTTTGCAGCGGCCGACGCACCCGCCGCGGCGGAGGCGGCGCTGCGGAAACCCGATACGGCGGAGGCCCTCAAATGCCTGTCCGGTCTCGGACTGTCGGTTCTCGAAACCAAAGTGAAGAAACGGCTGAAGGGAACGACGCCGGAGGAGGTGAAAGCGCGCCTCGCCGCCGGACCGTTCCGGCTGGCGGACCGGCTGGCGGAGCTGGTCCGCGACTACGGCAACGCGCTGAAACTCGCGGCGGCCGCCTTCATCCGCCACGGCTTCGAGCAGCGCCGCAAACGGGAAAACCTCCAGACTTTCAACGACTTGCTTCAAGAAGTGCACCATGCGCTCCACGCTGCTTCAAGTCCGCTTCCCGCCGTGCTGCGGCAACGCTATCCGGTCGGAATCGTCGACGAGTTTCAGGACACCGATCCGGTTCAGTATGAAATCTTCACCTCGATCTTCCGCCCGCCGGAGGGAACGCTTTATATGGTCGGCGACCCGAGGCAGGCGATTTATGCGTTCCGCGGCGGCGACATCGCGGTCTACCGCCGCGCCGTCCGCGAGCTCGAGGCCGCCGGAGGGAGAAAATATACGCTGACGGCCAACTACCGTTCCGCCGCGGCCATGATCGCCGACGTCAACACGCTGTTCCACCGGCACGCCGATCCGTTCGCCGATCCGTCCATCACGTTCCCGGAGGTTCGCGCGCCGGAACCGGCCCCGGCGCTGCTCCGGAACGGAGTGCCCGAAGCGCACCCGCTGCGGATCATCCGCCTTCCCGATGCAAACGAGGCGGAGTGCCGCAGCCGGACCGCCCGCGCCGTGCTCGAGCTGCTCAGCGACCCCTCGCTCGCTCTGCCGGGGCGCGGCGAATCCGGCATCCGTCCGCGCGACATCGCGATTCTCGTCCTTCGCGGCTACGAAGCGGAGCTGCTTGCGGCGGAGCTGCACGCGCTGCATATTCCGGCCGTGTTCACCCGGACCGGGAACATCTTCGACTCGGAAGACGCGCGCGAACTCCTGACCGTCCTCCGCGCCGTAGCGTCGAACGACGTGCGCCGGCTGCCGAACCTGCTGGCCACCCCGATCGGCGGCATGCCGGTCGCGGCGATCGCGGAGCTCCAGACCGAACGCGGCGAGCGGGAGCTCGCGGAGGAACAGACGAAGCTGCGCGAACTGCAGACGATCTGGGAGAACGGCAGCTTCATCGAATTTTTCAATGCGCTCCTCACGGCGCGGCAGGTGCGCAAGCGTTATCCGGCCCTGCCGCGCGGCGAACGGAAGCTGACCAACCTCCTGCAGCTCGGCGACCTGCTCGAGCAGGAGTCGGCCCGGCGCGGGCTCTCCCCGGCCGGAGTCGCCGACTTTCTGGCTGAACGGATCGCCGATCCGGACAAAGGCGACGGCGAGGAGTATCAGCAGCTTCTCGAAACCGACCGCGAAGCGGTTACGCTGATGACGATCCACGGCAGCAAGGGACTCGAATTTCCGATCGTCCTCCTGCCCGGGCTCCATCTCGGCGATGCGGAGAAGCGCGCGGAGCTGTTCCACAACGCCGGCGGAAAGCTAGAATACGATCTCACCGATTCGCCGGAGGGAAAGCGGAAAGCGCAGGACGAACGGCTGCAGGAGCTTCTGCGCCTCGCCTACGTCGCCGTGACCCGGGCGAAACACCACTGCCGCATTTTCTGGGGGAAAGGGCCGAAGGCGACAGCGCCCGACTGGCTGTTCCGCATGCGCGAAGCGGGGGCCCGGGGAACTTCCCCGGTCCAGGCGCTCCTCGCCGACCCGCCCGAGCCGCAGATCCCGGCCGAACTCCTCGACCCGGAGACGGCGCCCGAACCGCCGCCGTTTTACCGGCAGGACCCGGGCGCGACGCTTGAGCTTGAGCTGCCGCCGGTCCGGCTCGGCATCGACTCCGGCTGGCAGTTCGTCAGCTACTCGAGCCTGAGTCCGCAGGGAGGCGCCGACACTCCATATGATTATGACGAAAAGGAACAGGAACCCGGCACACCCGGAGAACTGCCCGACGGCGGCATCTTCGCCGTCCGCGGCGGAGCGGCGGCGGGCAACGCCTGGCACCGGATCTTCGAACTCGCCGACTTCAGCGCCGGGGAGGAGGAGCTCCGCGCGCTCGCGCTGCCGCAGCTGACCGATTTCGGGCTGCTGCGCGGCGGCGAAGATCCGGAGGAAAAGCTCAAGCTTACGGTCCGAATGGCGCAGGATGTGTTCCGTTCCCCGCTCCGCGGCGCGGACGGCGTCGCGTTCCGCCTCGCGGAAGTGCCGCGGCGCGAACGGCTCTCCGAGCTGGAGTTCGCCTACCGCTTCCGCTCCGGTTTCACAACGAAGCAGCTCCGGAGACTGCTTGAGTGCTATGCGGCCGAGCGGTTCGGCCTCTGCGAGTGGCCGGTCTGGAACCGTACCGTCTCGGGCGGCTGCCTGAACGGATTCATCGACCTCTTCTTCCGCCACCACGGACGTTATTTCATTCTCGACTGGAAGTCGAACCGGCTGGGCGGCAGGAGTGCGAACTTCCTGCCGGAGCGGCTGCCCGCCGCAATGGCCGGGAGCTTCTATTTTCTTCAGTACCTGATCTATACGGTCGCCGCGGTCAAATATCTGCGCATGCGCCTCGGCCGCTTCGACGAGGCCGAATACGAGTCGCTGTTCGGAGGAGTTTTCTATCTCTTCGTCCGCGGCGTGTCGCCGGACCATCCGGGCCGCGGCGTCTTTCACGACAAACCGCCGTACGAACTTGTGCGCCAACTCGAGGAGCTGATCGGATGA
- the recD gene encoding exodeoxyribonuclease V subunit alpha — MSRIHFAAIEGFEAIDAVFADFLERLSGRPLAAELAAAAALVSRAVREGHSCCRLELWAGQQLGEGENRLTLPGLDGWLAVLRRPEFRPLVAEPTAPLMLDEAGRLYLRRYYDCEKRIAGEILRKLDRSVPPPELPAGALAGLLPYFAAAADRLWVDHQQLAVYTAMSNSFSIISGGPGTGKTTVVAALLALELERNPELAVALAAPTGKAQARLAESLASGVGRLNVSDTVKSRLLSLPSSTLHRLLGIDPRGNCRHDRRNPLPWDLVVVDECSMVPLLLMGKLLDALRPECRLVLLGDKDQLASVEAGAVLSDLCDAAELNALRPDAAEAFRRQTGWRVASADARPLSGAVAELTENHRFATAVHIGEFSRAIKELRPEDAPQLAGRIARCDAPDFLTRDIPTGEIEARLKELLRIPVYNEFAMNDLRRLAESGEETNIEHAFGILNSFRLLGAMRSGKRGVEALNAAMMKLLGHHGLHSPGVPLLVTRNDPRTELYNGDIGLVVADPSAPGAVRVRFPNRARSFIPAELPEHEAVYAMTVHKSQGSGFRNVLFVLPDEPGPLLTRELLYTAVTRAEERVELWGSEEVITAALQNRTVRQSGLADRLCES, encoded by the coding sequence ATGAGCAGGATTCATTTCGCCGCAATCGAAGGCTTCGAAGCGATCGACGCCGTATTCGCGGACTTCCTCGAACGGCTCTCCGGCAGACCGCTGGCTGCCGAGCTTGCCGCCGCCGCCGCACTCGTCTCGCGCGCGGTGCGCGAAGGACACAGCTGCTGCCGCCTCGAACTCTGGGCCGGGCAGCAGCTCGGCGAAGGGGAGAACCGGCTCACGCTCCCCGGGCTTGACGGCTGGCTCGCCGTGCTCCGCCGCCCGGAGTTCCGGCCGCTCGTCGCGGAACCGACCGCGCCGCTCATGCTCGACGAGGCGGGAAGGCTTTATCTCAGGCGTTATTACGACTGCGAAAAACGTATCGCCGGTGAAATCCTCCGCAAACTCGACAGGAGCGTCCCGCCGCCGGAACTGCCCGCCGGCGCGCTGGCCGGGCTCCTCCCCTACTTCGCAGCCGCGGCGGACCGGCTCTGGGTCGATCACCAGCAGCTCGCCGTCTACACCGCCATGTCAAACTCGTTCTCGATCATATCGGGCGGTCCCGGAACCGGCAAGACCACCGTGGTGGCGGCGCTGCTCGCGCTTGAACTCGAACGCAATCCGGAGCTCGCCGTGGCGCTCGCCGCGCCGACCGGCAAGGCGCAGGCGCGTCTTGCGGAGTCGCTCGCAAGCGGCGTCGGCCGGCTGAACGTCTCCGATACGGTCAAATCGCGGCTGCTTTCGCTGCCGAGTTCGACCCTGCACCGGCTGCTCGGCATCGATCCGCGCGGCAACTGCCGGCACGACCGCCGGAACCCGCTGCCGTGGGACCTGGTCGTCGTCGACGAGTGCTCGATGGTTCCGCTGCTGCTGATGGGGAAACTGCTCGATGCGCTGCGGCCGGAGTGCCGTCTCGTCCTGCTCGGCGACAAAGACCAGCTCGCGTCGGTGGAAGCCGGCGCGGTCCTCTCGGACCTCTGCGATGCGGCGGAACTGAATGCGCTCCGGCCCGACGCGGCGGAGGCGTTCCGGCGCCAGACCGGCTGGCGCGTCGCGTCCGCCGATGCGCGGCCGCTCTCGGGGGCCGTCGCGGAGCTCACCGAAAATCACCGTTTCGCCACGGCGGTCCATATCGGAGAATTCAGCCGGGCGATCAAAGAGCTCCGGCCGGAGGACGCTCCCCAACTGGCCGGGCGGATCGCCCGGTGCGATGCGCCGGACTTCCTGACCCGCGATATCCCGACCGGCGAAATCGAAGCCCGCCTGAAGGAGCTGCTGCGGATCCCCGTATACAACGAATTCGCCATGAACGATCTGCGCCGTCTCGCGGAGAGCGGGGAAGAAACCAATATCGAACACGCGTTCGGAATCCTGAACTCCTTCCGGCTCCTCGGCGCAATGCGGAGCGGAAAACGCGGCGTCGAGGCGCTGAATGCCGCGATGATGAAGCTGCTGGGTCATCACGGGCTTCACTCTCCCGGCGTTCCGCTGCTGGTCACCCGGAACGACCCGAGGACGGAACTGTACAACGGCGACATCGGGCTCGTCGTCGCGGACCCGTCCGCGCCGGGAGCGGTCCGCGTCCGTTTCCCGAACCGGGCGCGGAGCTTCATTCCGGCAGAGCTGCCGGAACACGAGGCGGTTTACGCCATGACCGTGCACAAGTCGCAGGGGTCCGGTTTCCGCAACGTGCTCTTCGTGCTGCCGGACGAGCCGGGACCGCTCCTGACCCGCGAACTGCTCTACACCGCCGTCACCCGGGCGGAAGAGCGGGTCGAACTCTGGGGAAGCGAAGAGGTCATCACCGCGGCGCTGCAAAACAGGACCGTCCGCCAGTCCGGGCTGGCCGACCGGCTGTGCGAATCCTGA